One window from the genome of Salvia splendens isolate huo1 chromosome 9, SspV2, whole genome shotgun sequence encodes:
- the LOC121747263 gene encoding uncharacterized protein LOC121747263 isoform X1 — MATEASYDNPDDWELINDNGFVFKRKKHPRLEPTVAAPPASEQNHRLLRRKRALLKLRERYLEEISRWELLSNTMTAMEQNASTQSMERHELHPSTSSDGASSSSEPSVADSNRRRLVDDLLSQVNFGYLQVKEQEAIIVNVSNMCDIAEVLCSAKEGIVRQQLIDLPIWDPSPHELMAALGDDQSRHL; from the exons ATGGCAACTGAAGCCAGCTACGACAATCCCGACGACTGGGAGCTCATAAACGACAACGGCTTCGTCTTCAAGCGCAAGAAGCACCCCCGCCTCGAACCCACCGTCGCCGCCCCTCCGGCGTCGGAGCAGAACCACCGCCTCTTGCGGCGAAAGAGGGCCCTGCTGAAGTTGAGGGAGAGGTACTTGGAAGAGATCAGCCGGTGGGAACTTTTGTCGAACACGATGACGGCAATGGAGCAGAACGCTTCTACGCAATCGATGGAGCGTCATGAGCTGCATCCCTCGACGTCTTCTGATGGGGCTTCAAGCTCCAGCGAGCCTTCCGTGGCGGATTCCAATCGACGGAGGCTCGTCGATGATCTTCTCTCTCAG gtCAATTTTGGGTATTTGCAGGTTAAAGAGCAAGAGGCAATAATTGTGAATGTATCGAATATGTGTGATATAGCCGAAGTATTGTGCAGCGCAAAAGAGGGAATTGTAAGACAGCAGCTAATAGACCTGCCGATTTGGGATCCTTCTCCACACGAGCTCATGGCTGCATTAGGTGATGATCAAAGTAGGCATCTTTAG
- the LOC121747263 gene encoding uncharacterized protein LOC121747263 isoform X2, whose protein sequence is MATEASYDNPDDWELINDNGFVFKRKKHPRLEPTVAAPPASEQNHRLLRRKRALLKLRERYLEEISRWELLSNTMTAMEQNASTQSMERHELHPSTSSDGASSSSEPSVADSNRRRLVDDLLSQVKEQEAIIVNVSNMCDIAEVLCSAKEGIVRQQLIDLPIWDPSPHELMAALGDDQSRHL, encoded by the exons ATGGCAACTGAAGCCAGCTACGACAATCCCGACGACTGGGAGCTCATAAACGACAACGGCTTCGTCTTCAAGCGCAAGAAGCACCCCCGCCTCGAACCCACCGTCGCCGCCCCTCCGGCGTCGGAGCAGAACCACCGCCTCTTGCGGCGAAAGAGGGCCCTGCTGAAGTTGAGGGAGAGGTACTTGGAAGAGATCAGCCGGTGGGAACTTTTGTCGAACACGATGACGGCAATGGAGCAGAACGCTTCTACGCAATCGATGGAGCGTCATGAGCTGCATCCCTCGACGTCTTCTGATGGGGCTTCAAGCTCCAGCGAGCCTTCCGTGGCGGATTCCAATCGACGGAGGCTCGTCGATGATCTTCTCTCTCAG GTTAAAGAGCAAGAGGCAATAATTGTGAATGTATCGAATATGTGTGATATAGCCGAAGTATTGTGCAGCGCAAAAGAGGGAATTGTAAGACAGCAGCTAATAGACCTGCCGATTTGGGATCCTTCTCCACACGAGCTCATGGCTGCATTAGGTGATGATCAAAGTAGGCATCTTTAG